CGCGCTTCGTCCGGCGCGCCGTGACAACGGGCGGCGGCACCGGCGGACCGCTGGGCATCGGTGAGTTCCCAGGTCGAGAGCGCCTTTTGAAGATCGACCGTGTTGTAGGCCATTTCCTCGCGCACCTCGTTGACCGCGACGATCATCACGGGCACGGCCCAGAAGGTGATCGTCACGAGCCACCGGCGGAACCAGCGGTTCTTGTATTTCCATGCCATCCGTTGCCTCCATGCGAGGCTTGTCGCCACGCTAGACGAGCGGCGGCCGATGGCGTGTTTCTTGTATTCGTGAGGGGCCGCCTTCGCGCCATCTTATGAGAAAAAGACGGCGGTGCGAAACACTTGCTTGGGTGCAGTGCAATATCTACGGACGGCAAGGGGAGGCAGCGCGCGCCGCATGCGATCGACGCGGCGCGAATCAGACGATGCGGCCGGCGCCGCGATCAGCCCTTGGTGCTGAGACAACTCTTCATGAACGCCTTGCGGTCGTCGCCTTTCTTGCCGGATGCCTGGCTGTTGCACGCAGTCATGCGCTGCTGCTGGGTCATCGGCGCGGAGGCGGCGGAGGCCGCGGCGGGCGTCGCGGACAGGCAACTCTTCATGAACGCCTTGCGGTCGTCGCCCTTTTTGTCGCCTGCCTGCTTGTTGCAGTCGCTCATCTTCGACTGCTGGCTATTGGCCGCGAAAGCCGTATGCGCGCCCAGCGTAAGACTCAAAACAGCGATAAGGGCAGTAGCTCGGATGGTCATGTGACGCTCCCTGAGTAATTGACGATTCTTCTTGATTAAGCGAGTTTCAACGTCTCGCCCGCGCATTATGGCAAAGCAGGTTTCAACTGAGTGTGCGATAAGGTCAAATCTCGAGGTTGATCTTTTTGCCGCCGCGCCGCGGCCTTGCAACGAGCTTTCGCCGGCGGACGCCAGTGTTCGTCATCCGGTCGCTTCGATCCTTCATCCCCCGACAGGAGCCGCTTCATGTCCACACCGCTCGCCGATCATTACAAGGGCTTCGCCATCCACGTGCAGGCCATGCGACGCGCGAAGGAGCGTGACGAGCCGGACGACGGCCCGCGCCACTTCGACATCTTCGTGACCATTTCGCGCGACGCGGCCGGGGAGAGCGGCCGCTCCGCCATGTTCGGCGTGCCGGAGCAGGAGCCGTTCGAGAGCCCGATCGATGCGACGCGCGCCGGCATCGACTATGGCCGCAAGATCATCGACAACGAGATCGAGGGCCAGTCCGTCGCCGATCTCTGAGCGGCTGCGGCTGGCGTCGAACGCGCGCGAGACCACATTGCGCGTGCGTCCGAAGCGCCCACTGCACGTTAGCCCGATTGACCGCGCGCCTCCCACGAACGAGAATCGACGGCGGCAAACGTTGAACCGCCCACGTTCGCGTGACATGCAGGCCCACTGCAAACAACATCAATCAAAACACTGGAGGAGAACCGCATGAAGTCAGCCATTCGCCGTCGCGTCCTGTCCGCCGCCGTCGCGCTCGTCGCGTGTAGCGCACTGCCTTTCGCCGCATCGCCCGCGTTCGCGCAAAGCGCCGGCAAGCCGAAGGTCGCGCTCGTGATGAAGTCGCTCGCCAACGAGTTCTTCCTCACGATGGAAAACGGCGCGAAAGACTACCAGCAGCACAACGCCGACAAGTTCGAGCTCATCACCAACGGCATCAAGGACGAAACCGATACGGCCGCGCAGATCCGCATCGTCGAGCAGATGATCGTCTCGAAGGTCGATGCGCTCGTCATCGCGCCGGCGGATTCGAAGGCGCTCGTGCCGGTCATCAAAAAGGCGGCGGACGCGGGCATCATCGTGGTGAATATCGACAACCGGCTCGATCAGGACGTGCTCAAGTCGAAGGACCTGAACGTGCCGTTCGTCGGACCCGACAACCGCAAGGGCGCGCGCCAGGTCGGCGACTATCTCGCCAAGCACCTGAAGAAGGGCGACGAAGTCGGCATCATCGAAGGCGTCTCGACGACCACCAACGCGCAGCAGCGCACGGCCGGCTTCAAGGACGCGATGGACGCGGCCGGCATGAAGGTGGTCGCGCTTCAGTCCGGCGACTGGGAAATCGACAAGGGCAACGCCGTCGCGTCGCAGATTCTCAACGCGAATCCGAACGTCAAGGCGCTGCTCTGCGGCAACGACAACATGGCGATCGGCGCGGTGTCGGCGGTGCGCGCGGCGGGCAAGGCGGGCAAGGTGCAGGTGGTCGGCTACGACAACATCAACGCCATCAAGCCGATGCTGAAGGACGGCCGCGTGCTCGCCACCGCGGACCAATACGCGGCGAAGCAGGCCGTGTTCGGCATCGACGTGGCGCTCAAGGCCATTGCCGGGCACAAGAAGCAGTCGGAGCTCTCGACCGTGGTGGAAACGCCCGTCGATCTCGTGACGAAGTAACGCGCAGTCAGCGTTGCGCCGCGAACCGTTCGTCCTCAAGTTCGCGGCCATCATGCCGTTAAGACGGACGAGCGCGGTGGACGGATGGCGGCGGAGCGCGCCGGCCGCCGTCCCGCCGCAACGCATGCAAAACTTTGCCGAGGATGCACCGACCGCCTTGAGCGACCTTACGCCATGATGAAAGACGCGCACGACGCGAGCGTGCTGACCGTCACGGGAATCGGCAAGACCTATGTCGAGCCGGTGCTGGCCGACGTATCGCTCGGACTCTCGCCGGGCGAGGTGCTCGCGTTGACCGGCGAAAACGGCGCGGGCAAGAGCACGCTGTCGAAGATCATCGGCGGGCTCACGAATCCGAGCACGGGCACCATGACGCTCGCGGGCCAGCCGTACGCGCCGCAAAGCCGCACCGAAGCGGAATCGCTCGGCGTGCGCATGGTCATGCAGGAGCTGAACCTGCTGCCGACGCTTTCGGTCGCGGAGAACCTGTTCCTTAACCGCCTGCCGCAGAAAGGGCGCCTGAAAATCGGCTGGATCGACCGCAAGCGGCTCGCCGAGGACGCGCGGCACGCGATGGCGCAAGTCGGCCTCGATGCGATCGACCCGGACACGCTCGTCGGCGATCTCGGCATCGGGCATCAGCAGATGGTCGAAATCGCGCGCAATCTGATCGGCGATTGCCGCGTGCTGATTCTCGACGAACCCACCGCGATGCTCACCGCGCGCGAAGTCGATCTCCTCTTTGAGCAGATCGCGCGGCTCAAGGCGCGCGGCGTGGCGCTCGTCTACATCTCGCATCGGCTGGAAGAACTGAGGCGCATCGCGGAGCGCGCGGCGGTGCTGCGCGACGGCCGGCTCGTGCACGTCGGGCCGATGAGCGCGCTGAAGAGCGACCAGCTCGTCACGCTGATGGTGGGCCGCGAACTGGGCGAACGCATCGATCTCGGCGAGCGCAAGCTGGGCGGCGTCGCGCTGAAAGTAGACGGCATGACGCGCGCCCCGGCCGTGCGCGACGTGTCCTTCGAAGTGCGCGCGGGCGAGATTTTCGGCATCAGCGGGCTGATCGGCGCGGGGCGCACGGAACTCATGCGCCTGATCTACGGCGCGGATCGCGCGGACGCCGGCACGGTGTCCGTCTCGCGCGGCGGCGAATCACTGCGCCCGGTGAACATCCAGTCGCCGTCGGACGCGGTGAAAAACGGCATCGCGCTCATCACGGAGGACCGCAAGGGCGAGGGCCTGCTGCTCGGCCTGCCCATCGCCGCGAACGTTTCACTCGGCAACGTCGGCGCGGTGGCGCGTCACGGCGTGATCGACACGCGCCGCGAAGCCGCGCTCGCCGAGCGCCAGATCGACGCCATGCGCATCCGCACGTCGGGGCCGGCGCAGGCGGTGTCGGAGTTATCGGGAGGCAATCAGCAGAAAGTGGTGATCGGCCGCTGGCTCGCCCGCGACTGCGCCGTGCTGCTTTTCGACGAACCGACGCGCGGCATCGACGTCGGCGCGAAGTTCGATATTTACGGGCTCATGGGCGCGCTCGCCCGCGAAGGCCGCGCGCTGGTGGTGGTGTCGAGCGATCTGCGCGAACTGATGCTGATTTGCGACCGGATCGGCGTGATGTCGGCCGGGCGCATGACCGGCGTGTTCGAGCGCGCGAACTGGACGCAGGATGCGTTGCTCGCGGCGGCTTTCGCGGGCTACGCGAAGCGCGAGGCGATTCTCCACGAGCCGCTCGCGCCCGACGCGAAGCCGCCCGAACAAGACAATTTGCTGGAGCATTGAATGACCGGACAGACCGAAGCGAATCTGCCAGCCGATGCGCCGAAAAGCGGCAAGAACGCGAAGGGCGCGGGCACGCGCCTGGGCTTCTCGAATTATCTGGGGCTGGCCGGCGCGCTCGCCGCGATGATCGCGCTTTTCTCCGTGCTGAGTTCGCACTTTCTGACCTACGACACGTTCAGCACGATCGCGAACCAGATACCGGATCTCGTCGTGATGTCGGTCGGCATGACGTTCGTGCTGATCATCGCGGGGATCGACTTGTCGGTGGGCTCGGTCCTTGCGCTCGGCGCGTCGGTGGTGAGCGTGGCCGCGCTCAAGTGGCACTGGCCCGCGCTTCCGGCGGCGCTCATCGGGCTCGCCGCCGCCGCGCTGACGGGCACGGTCACGGGACTCGTCACGGTGGCGTGGCGCATTCCGTCGTTCATCGTGTCGCTCGGCGTGCTGGAAGCGGCGCGCGGGCTCGCGTATCAGATGACGAACTCGCGCACCGCGTATATCGGCGATGCGTTCGATTTTCTGTCGAATCCGATCGCGTTCGGCATCTCGCCGGCGTTCCTGATTGCGGTCGCGGTGATGATTCTTGCGCATTGGGTCTTGACCCGGACGATTTTCGGCCGTTATCTGGTAGGCATCGGCACGAACGAGGAAGCGGTGCGGCTCGCGGGTGTCGATCCGCGGCCGTACAAGGTCATCGTGTTCGCGCTGATGGGCGCGCTGTCGGGACTGGCCGCGCTGTTCCAGATTTCCCGTCTCGAAGCCGCGGATCCGAACGCGGGCGCGGGCGTGGAGCTTCAGGTGATCGCGGCCGTGGTGATCGGCGGAACGAGTCTGATGGGCGGGCGCGGCTCGGTCATCAGCACGTTTTTCGGCGTTCTCATCATCTCGGTGCTGGCGGCGGGGCTCGCGCAGATCGGCGCGAACGAGCCGACCAAGCGCATCATCACGGGCGCGGTGATCGTGGTCGCGGTGGTGCTGGATACCTACCGCAGCCGACGCAGGCGCGGTTGAGCTCGATACAGCAGGGCAGCAGGCAGCACGTCGGCGCCTCGCAACGGGGTGGGCGGCGACGTTAAACATGAGTGCAGTCAAATAGAGATGACCGGGCAGTCCGTTCAACGTCTAGACAACGTCGAGAGCGGTGAGCGGAAGGAAAACGGCCGGCGCGGGAGGGCCGCGCGAGAGGACGTTTCCGGTCGATAAAAGAAGTTGGACCAAAGCATAAGCGAAGGACGATGTATGGCGACGATCAAGGACGTGGCAGCCATTGCTGGGGTGTCGTTTACGACGGTGTCCCACGTAGTGAACAATTCGAGGCCGGTGTCGGCCGATGTGCGGGCGAAGGTCGAGCGCGCGATCCGCGAGCTGGACTACGTGCCGTCGGCCGTGGCGCGCTCGCTCAAGGCGAAGTCCACGGCGACCATCGGGCTGCTCGTGCCGAACGCGACGAATCCGTACTTCGCCGAACTGGCGCGCGGCGTCGAGGACGGCTGCGCGAAAAACGGCTACTGCGTCTTCTTCTGCAACTCGGACGACGATCCGGCCAAGCAGCGCAACTATTTGCGCGTCTTGCAGGAAAAGCGCATCGACGGCCTCGTGATCGCATCGGCGGGCGAGGACGCGGTGCTCGCGCAGTGTCTCGCGGGCGCGCGTGAGCCGCTCGTCATCGTGGACCGCAACATCGAGGGCGTCTCGGCGGACCTCGTGCAGATCGACCACGAGAAAGGCGCGTATATCGCGACGAAGCATTTGCTGCAAACGGGGCATTCGGAAATCGGCTGCATTACCGGGCCGGTCGCGACGGCGGTGAGCGCCATGCGCCTGCACGGCTTTATCCGCGCGATGGCCGAGCGCGGCGTCGAGATCGAGCCGAACGCGATTGTCCAGAGCGACTTTTCCGCGACGGGCGGTTATGCTGCGGCCTCGCAACTCTTCGACGCGATGAAGCCGACCGCGATCTTCGCGTGTAACGACATGATGGGCATCGGCGCGCTGCGGGCGGCGGCCGAGCGCAAGATTCGCGTGCCGGACGATTGCTCGATCATCGGCTTCGACGATGTCGAGTTGTCGCGCTACACGTATCCTGCGCTCTCGACGGTCGGCCATTCGGTGCGCGCGCTCGGCGAGATGGCCGCGCAGACGCTCATCGAGCGCATCGTCGGCAAGCTCGGCGGCACGACGCGCCGCCGCGTCGTCCCGCCGCGTCTCGTGCTGCGCGAATCCACGGCGGTCGTGCCCGAGTCGCATGGCGCGGAGAGCGGCGCCGTGGCAGACGCCAAGGCGGAATAACGCCGAAATAACAACCCGAGCAGGATTTCATCGCGATGAGCGACAACGCAACGAGTGAAGCAGGCGCGCGCGGGCGCGTGGTGGTGGTCGGCAGTCTCAACATGGACCTCGTCGCGCGCGCGCCGCGCCTGCCGAAGCCCGGCGAAACGCTCGCCGGCTCCGCTTTCGCGCAGGCGCCGGGCGGCAAGGGCGCGAATCAGGCGGTGGCGGCCGCGCGTCTCGGCGCGCAGGTCGCGATGATCGGCTGCGTCGGCGGCGACGCGAACGGCGCGACGCTGCGCGCGGGCCTCGAAGCGGAAGGGATCGACTGCGCGGCGCTTGCGACGAGCGCCCACGCGCCGACGGGCGTCGCGCTCATCATCGTGGACGACGCGAGCCAGAATGCGATCGTCATCGTCGCGGGCAGCAACGCGCAGGTCACGCCCGCGGTCATCGACGAACAGGAAGCACTGCTCGCACGCGCCGATGTCATCGTCTGCCAGCTCGAAACGCCGCCGGAGACCGTGCGCGCGGCGCTGGCCGCGGGCCGCCGGCTCGGCCGCACGACGATTCTCAATCCCGCGCCCGCGGCGAGCGCGCTGCCCGCCGACTGGTTCGCGCTCATCGACTATCTGATTCCGAACGAACTGGAAGCCGCGACGCTTTCGGGTATCGCCATCGCGACGCCCGACGATGCGCGCCGCGCCGCCCGCATGCTCAAGGAGAAGGGCGCGCGCAACGTGATCATCACGCTCGGCGCGCAGGGCGTGTTCGCGCTGCTCGGCGACGACAGCGACGGCCAGCATCTGCCGTCGCCGAAGGTCGAGGCCGTCGACACGACCGCCGCGGGCGATACGTTCATCGGCGGATTCGCGGCGGAACTGGCGCGCGGCAGCGCCGTCGCAGACGCGATCGCCTTCGGTCAGCGCGCCGCCGCGCTCGCCGTCACGCGCGAGGGCGCCCAGCCGTCCATTCCGCGCCGCAGCGAAATCGCAGCATAAGTTTTCAACATGCGCTGAATAACGGCGCGCGCTACGCGTCGTTTTCCCTATGAGGGAAAGAACCTTCTCAAGTCCCGGTGCCTTCATGCCGTTTATATCGAAAGCGGCTGCGCAAACGCGCGCCGCCCGATCGCGGCTCTATGCGTCACGACGCCCGCGCACATTCGAACCGGCATCAGGGACACATCCATGAAAAAGGCTTTGACGATCAAGGCACGCATCGGCATGTCGATGGCGTTTCTCGGCGCGCTGCTCATCGGCATCGGCGCACTGGGACTCGCGGGCATGGGCCGCACGAACGAGGCTTTCCTCGACACGTACTCGGTGCAGATGCCGGGCGCCATCGCGGTCGGCAACAGCGAAATGTATGCGGCGCGCGAACGGCTCGTGTTCGACCGCGCGGCGCTGCTCGCCGGCACGTCCGAGGTGAGCGCGACCATCGAGCGTTCGCGCATGATGCGCGAGCGCGCCGACGCCTTCTGGAAGAACTACATGTCGCTGCCGCAGACGCCCGACGAGCGGCGTCTGGCGGATGCGTCGCAGGACAAGCGGCTCGCGCTTCAACGCGCCGTCGACAAGGGACTCGCGGCCGTCACGGCGGACGACCGCGCGGGCATGATCGAGGCGGCCAAGGCGATGCAGGCCGCCTACAACGAACTCGCCAACGCGAACGACGCGCTGCGCGCGTTTCTCACCGACGCCTCGAAGAAGAGCTACGAAGACGCGCAGAGCCGCTATACGTGGTTCCGCGCGCTGAGTCTCTCGGCCATCGCGCTCGGCCTCGCGGCGGCGGCGTTCGCGTGGGTCGCGTTGCGGCGCGCCATCGCGCGGCCGCTCGAAGCCGCGCTCACGCATTTCGAAGCCATCGCCGCCGGCGATCTGCGCCGCGACGTGGTCGTGACCTCGCGCGACGAAATGGGCCTTCTGCTCGAAGGGCTCGCGAAGATGCGCGCGAGCCTGCTGACGACGGTTCGCACGGTCCGCTCGGGCAGCGAATCGATCGCGTCGGCCACGCAGCAGATCGCGGCAGGCAATACCGATCTCTCGTCGCGCACCGAGGAACAGGCGTCCGCGTTGCAGGAAACGGCGTCGAGCATGGAGGAACTGACGAGCACGGTGCGCCAGAACGCGGATAACGCGCGTCAGGCCAGCACGCTCGCCGCCAACGCGTCGGAGATCGCGGGCAAGGGCAGCGCCGTCGTCACGCAAGTGGTCGATACGATGGGCGAGATCAGCCGCAGCTCGGCCAAGATAGCGGACATCATCACGATCATCGAGGGCATTGCGTTCCAGACCAACATCCTCGCGCTCAACGCGGCCGTCGAAGCGGCGCGCGCGGGCGAAGAAGGGCGCGGCTTCGCGGTCGTGGCAGGCGAAGTGCGCAATCTCGCGCAGCGTTCGTCGACGGCGGCCAAGGAAATCAAGGAGTTGATCGACACGTCGGTCGCGCGCGTGCAGTCGGGCACCACGCTCGTCGACGAAGCGGGCCGCACGATGAAAGAGATCATCGGCGCGGTGCAACGCGTGACCGACATCATGGGCGAGATCGCGGCGGCATCGGCGGAGCAGACGACCGGCATCGAACAGGTGTCGCGCGCCGTCACGCAGATGGACGAAGTCACGCAGCAGAACGCGGCGCTCGTGGAAGAAGCGGCGGCGGCCGCGCAGTCGCTCGAAGATCAGGCCGCGCGCCTGCGTCAGGCGGTCGCAGTGTTTCAAGTGACTGAAGGCGCGGGGCTTGCTGCTGCTTCCTTGCAAGTGCCGGCGACCGTATCCACGAAGCCGAAGCGCGTCGCGCCGCCCGCGGCGGCTGCTAAGCCCGCGGCGAGCGTGAAGCCCGCGGCGAACGCGAAACCCGCTGCACTGTCGACGGCGGGCGGCGACTGGGAGACGTTCTGACGCTTTGATGCCGTTGCCCGCGCATGCAATCGCATGCGAGTGCATCACGCGGGCAACGTGAAGCACCTCCGGTCCGGTAACCCGTACACTGACGACACTGCGCGTCCATTCACACGAGGGGATCGACATGACCGGATCGACACTTGCCGCCAAGCTCGTCGCGGCCCGGCGTCAGCATCGACTGATCGACACGCTGGAGCCGCGCGATCTCCCCGCCGACGCGCCCACTGCCTACGCCATGCAGCACGAAGTCCTGCGCGACAGCCACGCGCGCATCGGCGCATGGAAGATCGGCGCGCGCGCGCCCGATGCGCTGGCGGCGGGCGCCCCCATCGATGCGGAATGTGTCTATGTTTCGCCCGCGCGCCTTCCTTTCGAAGGCTTCTTTCGCGTGCTCGTGGAACTCGAGATTGCCTTTCGCTTCGCGTATGCGTTGCCCCCTAAGAACGAGCCTTACACGCGCGCCGAAGTGCTCGCCGCGATCGGCGGCATTGCAGTGGCGCTCGAAGTGGTCGATAGCCGTTTCGCGCAGTGGCCCAATCTCGATCCGCTCGCGCAGCTTGCCGATGCGCAGAACAACGGCGCGCTCATCACGAGCGGCATGGAACCTTACGAGGTCGTCGCGCCGGGCTTCGATTTTCTTGCGCCACGGCTCGAACTCACGCTCGATGGCGTGGGGATTGCTCCGGCTACCCTCGGCAATCCGGCGGGCGATCCTCGCGAATTGCTGCCCTGGCTCGTCAACCATTGTTCGCGCATGGGTTTGACGGTCGAGCCTTTCTGGACTATCACGACGGGCTCATACACAGGCGCTTATCGCGTGGAAGGACCGGCCATGGTGCACGGCTCGATTGATCGCATCGGGGAACTGGAACTCGTGCTGACGTGACGACATGCGCTCGCAAACATGCTTTGGCGGAAGGTCGCGCTGTACCGATGAAGCGGGCGCGGCGCAGCGTACATGCCGAAGCGCAGATGCAGCGCAGGCTGCACTCATGCGCGGCGATGCTTAAAGCAGATACGATGAGCATCTTGGGACTGAGGATTGTAGGTGAACGAAAATAACCTACCAAGCTAGTGATTGTTCCGAGCAGCTTCTAAGCAAATCAACCAAGCAAGTGCGTGAAAAAAAATTCGAAAGGGTTTAGGATGAATTCAAGCGATGTCGTTTCGATAACGCGCGTTGAGACGACCAAGGCTTTCTGACTTCGGCGAGGAGGTAGCATGGATATCTACAGCAGTTTCGCGACCCGCTTCGAAAAAACGCGCGAGGAGGAATTCTCGCTCGAAGAGTATCTCGCGCTCTGCAAGGAAGATCCTGCCACATATGCAACAGCGGGCGAACGCATGCTGACGGCCATCGGGGAACCGGAAATGGTCGACACTCGCCTCGATCCGCGTTTATCGCGTGTGTTTGCAAACAAGGTCATCAAGGTGTATCCGGCGTTCCGCGAGTTCTACGGAATGGAGGAAGTGATCGAGAACGTCGTGTCGTATTTCAGGCACGCCGCGCAGGGTCTTGAAGAGAAAAAGCAGATCCTGTATCTGCTCGGTCCGGTGGGCGGCGGCAAGTCGTCCATTGCAGAACGGCTCAAGCAACTCATGGAGCGCGTACCGTTCTATTCGCTCAAGGGCTCGCCCGTGAACGAATCGCCGCTCGGTCTTTTCGATTACGACGAAGACGGTCCCGTGCTCGAGGAACAGTACGGCATTCCGCGCCGTTACCTGAAGAGCATTCTTTCGCCGTGGGCGGTAAAGCGCCTGCACGAATACAACGGCGATATCCGCAAGTTCCGCGTGGTGCGCCGCTATCCGTCGATCCTTCGGCAAATCGGCATCGCGAAGACGGAACCGGGCGACGAGAACAATCAGGACATCTCCTCGCTCGTCGGCAAGGTGGACATCCGCAAGCTCGAAACGTACTCGCAGGACGACGCCGATGCTTACAGCTATTCCGGCGGCCTGTGCCTTGCAAATCAGGGCTTGCTCGAATTCGTCGAAATGTTCAAGGCGCCGATCAAGGTGCTGCATCCGCTTTTGACCGCCACGCAGGAAGGCAACTTCAAAGGCACGGAAGGCTTCGGCGCCATTCCATTCGACGGCGTGATTCTCGCGCACTCGAACGAATCGGAATGGAAGGCTTTCCGCAACAACAAGAACAACGAGGCGCTGCTCGATCGTATCTTCGTGGTGAAGGTGCCGTACTGCCTGCGCTATAGCGAAGAGGTGAAGATCTACGAGAAGCTCTTGCGCAATTCTTCGCTTGCGGAAGCGGTGTGCGCGCCGGGCACGCTCAAGATGATGGCGCAGATGGCCGTGCTCACGCGTCTGCACGAGCCGGAGAATTCGAGCCTCTTCTCGAAGATGCAGGTCTACGACGGCGAGAACCTGAAGGACACCGATCCCAAAGCGAAGTCGTATCAGGAGTATCGCGATTTCGCGGGCGTCGACGAAGGCATGACGGGCGTGTCCACGCGTTTCGCGTTCAAGATTCTGTCGCGCGTGTTCAACTTCGATTCCACCGAGGTCGCAGCCAACCCGGTGCATCTCATGTACGTGCTCGAACAGCAGATCGAGCGCGAGCAGTTCCCGCCGGAGACGGAGCAGAAGTACCTGTCGTTCATCAAGGACGTACTGGCTTCGCGCTACGCCGAGTTCATCGGGAAGGAGATTCAGACGGCTTATCTGGAATCGTATTCGGAGTATGGACAAAACATCTTCGATCGCTATGTGACGTATGCGGACTTCTGGATTCAGGATCAGGAGTTCCGCGATCATGACACCGGCGAGAGCTTCGACCGCGCCGCGCTCAACGCGGAGCTGGAGAAGATCGAGAAGCCCGCGGGCATCAGCAACCCGAAGGATTTCCGCAACGAGATCGTGAATTTCGTGCTGCGTGCGCGTGCGAACAACGGCGGCAAGAATCCCGCGTGGATCAGCTACGAGAAGCTGCGCGTCGTGATCGAGAAGAAGATGTTCTCGAATACGGAGGAACTGTTGCCGGTCATCTCCTTCAACGCGAAGGGATCGGCCGAAGAGCAACGCAAGCACGAAGACTTCGTGAATCGCATGGTCGCGAAGGGTTATACGCCGAAGCAGGTGCGCTTGTTGTGCGACTGGTATCTGCGCGTGCGCAAGTCGTCTTAAGCACACGCCGCGGCGTAGTCGAGTAGCAGTAAGAGCAGTGCAGGTCCGCGCCGTCCGGGTTCGATGCTTGCATCCGGATGGCCAAGCGGGCAGATTGCGAGCGAGAGGCGCCGGCTTGCGGCGCGACCATGCGGCGCCTCGCACACTCGCCATTTTTGCGGGAGACTGGATGTGCTGCACCAAATCATCGACCGCAGGTTAGCCGGCAAGAACAAGAGCATCGCGAACCGCGAACGCTTCCTGCGACGCGTCAAGAACTATATTCGCCGCGCCGTTTCCGACGCGGTGCGCGATCGCAGCATCAAAGACATTCAAAGCACGCAGAGCATCACGATTCCGAAGAAGGACATCGCGGAGCCGTCGTTCCGGCATGGCCCGGGCGGCAAGCGTGAATACGTGCATCCGGGCAACGCCGACTACGTGCGCGGCGACAAGATTCCGCGTCCACAAGGCGGTTCGGGCGGCGGCGGCAAGAGCGCGAGCAACGAGGGCGAAGGCCAGGACGATTTCGTTTTCGAACTGTCGCGCGAAGAATTCATGCAGTACTTCTTCGACGATCTCGAACTGCCGCGCCTCGTCAAGACGCAGTTGCTGGCCGTGCCGACGTGGAAGAACGTGCGCGCGGGCTGGGCGGCGGAAGGCACGCCGAATAACATCGACGTGGTGCGCTCGCTGCGCAGCGCGCTCGGCCGGCGCATCGCGCTCGGCTGGCCGCTGTCGGCGCAATTGCGCGAGATGGAACGCCAGCTCGAACAACTGAAGGAA
The Caballeronia sp. M1242 DNA segment above includes these coding regions:
- a CDS encoding methyl-accepting chemotaxis protein, translated to MKKALTIKARIGMSMAFLGALLIGIGALGLAGMGRTNEAFLDTYSVQMPGAIAVGNSEMYAARERLVFDRAALLAGTSEVSATIERSRMMRERADAFWKNYMSLPQTPDERRLADASQDKRLALQRAVDKGLAAVTADDRAGMIEAAKAMQAAYNELANANDALRAFLTDASKKSYEDAQSRYTWFRALSLSAIALGLAAAAFAWVALRRAIARPLEAALTHFEAIAAGDLRRDVVVTSRDEMGLLLEGLAKMRASLLTTVRTVRSGSESIASATQQIAAGNTDLSSRTEEQASALQETASSMEELTSTVRQNADNARQASTLAANASEIAGKGSAVVTQVVDTMGEISRSSAKIADIITIIEGIAFQTNILALNAAVEAARAGEEGRGFAVVAGEVRNLAQRSSTAAKEIKELIDTSVARVQSGTTLVDEAGRTMKEIIGAVQRVTDIMGEIAAASAEQTTGIEQVSRAVTQMDEVTQQNAALVEEAAAAAQSLEDQAARLRQAVAVFQVTEGAGLAAASLQVPATVSTKPKRVAPPAAAAKPAASVKPAANAKPAALSTAGGDWETF
- a CDS encoding 2-keto-4-pentenoate hydratase yields the protein MTGSTLAAKLVAARRQHRLIDTLEPRDLPADAPTAYAMQHEVLRDSHARIGAWKIGARAPDALAAGAPIDAECVYVSPARLPFEGFFRVLVELEIAFRFAYALPPKNEPYTRAEVLAAIGGIAVALEVVDSRFAQWPNLDPLAQLADAQNNGALITSGMEPYEVVAPGFDFLAPRLELTLDGVGIAPATLGNPAGDPRELLPWLVNHCSRMGLTVEPFWTITTGSYTGAYRVEGPAMVHGSIDRIGELELVLT
- a CDS encoding PrkA family serine protein kinase, with the translated sequence MDIYSSFATRFEKTREEEFSLEEYLALCKEDPATYATAGERMLTAIGEPEMVDTRLDPRLSRVFANKVIKVYPAFREFYGMEEVIENVVSYFRHAAQGLEEKKQILYLLGPVGGGKSSIAERLKQLMERVPFYSLKGSPVNESPLGLFDYDEDGPVLEEQYGIPRRYLKSILSPWAVKRLHEYNGDIRKFRVVRRYPSILRQIGIAKTEPGDENNQDISSLVGKVDIRKLETYSQDDADAYSYSGGLCLANQGLLEFVEMFKAPIKVLHPLLTATQEGNFKGTEGFGAIPFDGVILAHSNESEWKAFRNNKNNEALLDRIFVVKVPYCLRYSEEVKIYEKLLRNSSLAEAVCAPGTLKMMAQMAVLTRLHEPENSSLFSKMQVYDGENLKDTDPKAKSYQEYRDFAGVDEGMTGVSTRFAFKILSRVFNFDSTEVAANPVHLMYVLEQQIEREQFPPETEQKYLSFIKDVLASRYAEFIGKEIQTAYLESYSEYGQNIFDRYVTYADFWIQDQEFRDHDTGESFDRAALNAELEKIEKPAGISNPKDFRNEIVNFVLRARANNGGKNPAWISYEKLRVVIEKKMFSNTEELLPVISFNAKGSAEEQRKHEDFVNRMVAKGYTPKQVRLLCDWYLRVRKSS